Proteins encoded by one window of Danaus plexippus chromosome Z, MEX_DaPlex, whole genome shotgun sequence:
- the LOC116777797 gene encoding uncharacterized protein LOC116777797 has protein sequence MMCAWIALVFCTNCFYLAECLIPMLTVRYVDQKLIDRKRQDTLEICRLFNQEIKYLEAVNATNYTLNNSSNNRAKREVRADVDNPLLKDEDIERVESIVDKIYDDMQQNGSPVTYRRRFLNEEDKKKIQSRRFNFAPAELLGPKEDKDDHKILNDDEVKIPWIKKWKHGIVPFFIDPNTYDSILAETILKAFEYIEKVTCIRLQRLRERPTDVQSLQNVEWLYISNPLGLKQCVHSNERKPNSGVQMVVFGYDCLSQGEISHEIMHVLGFSHEHTRSDRDKHIDILWDNIKPGYKKYFEIRKDDPLLVLPYDYKSVLHYPSRAFSKNGQQTVKAQAAVKIGQREALSALDVEKIGMIYGAECVDRNKDYLTKTCPSAMSTNLNSVVATQDEIDKYFENRIWPYALVNYKIRNNLEFTAEEKDNIKAVLKHIEKETCIEFRDITQSDESLDKDDDNNVDHVPFNETEDRNKKNESVTVQNNEKSTVLTEDEETTTNSEHKMTHVTEDTPSHLPGLRHKSDGIVKQAHKKTPSEITKETVKRHGKKMSNRKPSRRHSDNMLIFQRSSQPGCPCPPSGRPNGKTVLNLNADCFNSVNDLLHVLVHVLGLDHQHNMYDRDSYLHILWNDLTPEVKKDMKEKLPPAASVGFPYDYQSVMHYPWLQIKNGSTNIMYPVWNDGWAMGHWQGLSLTDVNKINFLYKYECRKRREEAQK, from the exons ATGATGTGTGCTTGGATAGCGTTAGTATTTTGTACGAATTGCTTTTATTTGGCAGAATGTTTAATACCCATGCTAACTGTCCGATATG TGGACCAAAAACTTATTGATAGAAAAAGGCAGGACACTTTAGAAATTTGTCGATTATTTAACCAAGAAATAAAGTATCTTGAAGCGGTCAACGCCACGaactatacattaaataattcaagtaATAATAGAGCTAAAAGAGAGGTAAGGGCAGATGTCGATAACCCTTTATTAAAAGATGAGGATATAGAAAGAGTTGAAAGTATAGTCGACAAAATATACGACGACATGCAACAAAATGGCAGCCCCGTGACCTACAGGCGGAGATTCCTTAATGAAGAg gataagaaaaaaatacaaagtagaagatttaattttgcacCCGCCGAACTACTTGGTCCCAAGGAAGATAAGGATGaccataaaattttgaatgatGATGAGGTTAAAATACCTTGGATTAAGAAATGGAAGCATGGCATTGTACCGTTTTTTATTGATCCTAATACTTACG ATTCTATATTAGCCGAAACAATTCTGAAGGCTTTTGAATATATCGAAAAAGTGACTTGCATCCGTCTCCAACGACTCCGTGAGAGACCAACTGATGTACAGTCTTTGCAGAATGTCGAATGGTTGTACATCAGCAACCCTTTAGGGTTAAAACAATGCGTTCACAGCAATGAACGCAAGCCGAACTCAGGAGTTCAG ATGGTTGTTTTTGGTTACGACTGCTTGTCGCAGGGTGAAATATCCCACGAAATAATGCACGTTTTAGGTTTTTCTCACGAACACACGCGGTCTGATAGAGACAAACATATCGACATCTTATGGGATAACATTAAACCTg GGTACAAGAAATATTTCGAAATAAGAAAAGATGATCCACTACTTGTTTTGCCGTATGACTACAAAAGCGTCTTACATTATCCATCGAGGGCATTTTCAAAAAACGGTCAACAGACCGTTAAAGCGCAA GCGGCAGTTAAAATTGGCCAAAGAGAAGCTCTCAGCGCATTGGATGTTGAAAAAATTGGAATGATATATGGTGCGGAATGTGTAGATcgtaataaagattatttgaCGAAAACATGCCCAAGTGCAATGAGCACAAATCTCAACTCTGTTGTTGCAACTCAAGACGAAATTGATAAATACTTCGAAAATAGAATCTGGCCGTATGCACTTGTTAATTACaagataagaaataatttggaATTTA CCGCTGAGGAAAAAGATAACATAAAAGCTGTTCTAAAACATATTGAAAAGGAAACTTGCATCGAGTTCAGAGACATTACTCAATCCGATGAAAGTTTAGACAAGGACGACGACAATAATGTAGATCATGTGCCTTTTAATGAAACCGAAgataggaacaaaaaaaatgagtCCGTAACAGTGCAGAATAACGAAAAATCAACAGTTCTTACTGAAGATGAAGAGACTACGACCAATTCTGAACATAAAATGACGCATGTAACTGAAGACACTCCAAGCCATTTGCCCGGTCTGAGACATAAAAGCGATGGGATTGTAAAACAAGCCCATAAAAAAACACCATCTGAAATAACAAAAG AAACTGTGAAACGACATGGCAAAAAGATGTCAAATAGGAAACCATCGAGAAGGCATTCAGACAATATGTTGATCTTCCAACGCTCTTCTCAACCGGGATGCCCTTGCCCTCCTTCTGGACGGCCTAATGGAAAGACg GTACTGAATTTGAATGCAGATTGTTTCAACTCCGTCAACGATTTACTGCATGTACTTGTGCACGTATTGGGTTTGGACCACCAACACAATATGTACGACAGGGACTCCTACTTACACATTCTATGGAATGACCTCACTCCAG AGGtaaaaaaagatatgaaagaaaaattaccTCCTGCAGCATCAGTGGGATTCCCATACGACTATCAAAGTGTTATGCATTACCCAtggttacaaataaaaaatggctCCACCAACATCATGTACCCTGTCTGG